The Paenibacillus sp. 481 DNA window CCGCTAGCTCACAGCGTACGCCGAATTCATGACAGAACAACTGTGCAAGTTCACCGATTGTAAGTCCGTGCCTGACCGGAAGCGGGTATTGACCAACGAAGGAACGACACGATAACTCCACGATATTTCCTTCTATTGAAAGCCCATTCAGTGGATTCGGACGATCCAAGACGATGATAGGAATGCCCAGCTCTCCACACGCCTCCATCACATTCGCCATCGTGTACGTATAGGTGTAGTAACGCGTACCAATATCCTGCAAATCAACGACCATAAGCTCAATCTGTTCTAGCATTTTGGGAGTAGGCTTACGCGTGTCTCCATATAAACTGTACACAGGCAGACCAGTATGCTTATCTATAGATGACCGCACATCTTCTCCTGCTTTCGCATCGCCACGAATGCCGTGCTCTGGACTGAACAATGCCGTTAATTGCAGTTCTGTACGTTCATGAAAAAGATCGATAACCGACACTAACCGGGCGTTTACACCCGTGTGATTCGTAACTAAACCGATCCGCTTTCCTTGTAAGCGCGACATCGAATGTTCTAACAAGCATTCCAAGCCCAGCTTCATCGCGATTCCTCCTACTACACCTTTATCCAACCAAGCGAGGCAATAACCTAGCCCTTGGAGCCTGAAATGACAATTCCGCGTATAAAATGTTTTTGTGCAAAAAAGAACAACAGCAGCGGCGGAGTTACAGCGATGAGCGAGGCAGCCATCAACAAGTGCCACGGTGTCGAGCCATACGAAGCTGTAAAGTTCGCTAAGCCTAGCGACAGCGGATACTTCTCAGCACTATTCAAATAAATAAGCGGCCCCATCAAATCGTTCCAGCGGTACATAAACTCCAAAATAGCCCCCGTTGCCAACGCAGGCAATGATAACGGCAGCAAAATACGCGCATAAAGCGTAAAATATCCGCCGCCATCCATTTTGACCGCTTCGTCAAGTTCTTGCGAAATACCTAGATAGAACTGACGGAGCAAAAAAATTAAAAATGCACTCGCGGTAAACGACGGCACGACAAGCGGCAAATACGAGTCAACCCAGCCTAATTTATTAAAAAACATATATTGCGGTATCATAACAACTTGCGGCGGCAGCATCATCGTACTCAACACAAGTCCAAACATAACTTTACTTCCTCGTGCACGTAATCTAGCAAATGCAAACGCCACAAGCGAGGAAGATAGTACCGTTGCAAACACCGTTATTCCGGTATACCATACGGTATTCCATAAATAAGTACCAAATGGCGAGACGTTAAACACTTCCACATAATTGCTCCACTGTGGTACAGCCGGAATCCATTCCATGGGCAGCTTAAACACTTGACCAATCGTTTTGAGCGAGGTCGAAGCCATCCAGAACAACGGAAACAAGAATAGGACTAGCAACAGCATTAATACCGTATATAGCACCGTCTTTTGCATAATAGACAACTCACCGTAGGCATACGATTTTGGCTTCATCTGATTTTGTTTCATCACTGTCCCCCCTATTTGCGGCTCGAATATTCATAGTAGACGTAGCGTTTCGAGACATAGAGCGACAACATCGTCAGCGCAAAAATAATGAAGAACAAGATCCACGCCTGTGCTGACGCATATCCCATACGGAACTGTGAAAACGCCGTATCAAACAAATAGTACACGTAAAAATACGAGTTCCACTCTGGCCCACCCTTTGTTATCACGTAAGCCTGCGTAAAAATTTGAAAAGAAGCAATAATCGCCATAATCGAGTTGAACAAAATAACAGGCGAGAGCAACGGAACGGTAATGCGGAAAAACTTCCGAGCACTTCCTGCCCCGTCCAAATCGGCTGCCTCATACAATTCTTTAGGTAAAGATTGTAGCCCCGCCAAAAAGATAACCATCGTACCACCGAGCCCTGTCAACTGCATCAGCACCATGGAAGGTATGACAAGATCAGGATCGGAAAACCAACCTAAACCTTGAATTCCAAACCATTGCTGTAGCAAGTTATTCACAAAACCAAAGTCCGGATTAAGCAACCACGACCATAAAAAAGCGACCGAAACACCGGATATGATAGACGGCGCATAGAACATCGTGCGAAAAAACATTAAACCTTTTATGTTTTGATTGAGTAGCACCGCGATAATTAACGACAAAATAATCGTAAACGGAACAGCTAACACGACGTAATAAGTCGTCACCGTGAGCGACTTGAAAAAGAGCGCATCTTGGAACAAGGCAGTAAAGTTTTCCAAGCCGACAAATTTCGGGGCAGTTACCACATCATATGTGGTGAAGCTTAACCAGAGCGATACGATCATCGGCCCTCCCGTAAACAGCAGAAAGCCGATAATCCATGGTGATGTAAACAACCAAAACGCCCGCTCTTCCTTGGCCCGCTCCGAATTACGCCGACTCTTTTTATGCACCTTCATTGTACGATCTGTTGCAAGTTGTTGCGGACTGTTCAATTGGCTCCCCTCCTCACTCATTCAGCTTCAATGCACGTAAATTTCGATCAATATCTTTGAGGCCCTCTTCCACCGATTTTGTGCCGCTGTTTACAGCACCCATCGTCTGATTCGTCGTTTTTAAAATGCTTTCAAACTTGGCGATCAGATGATTATCCGACTCCCGTCCATATTGAATCACACCCTCATTCAAGCGTCGAACATCTTCCGGTTTCATTTCCATCGCCTTTGCTGTGTCTTCGTACCATTTTTTCAACAGCTCATCGAACACAGGTGTAGCACCTGTATTTTCAGCATACGTTTTGGCAGCGCCTTTCGGGTCCATCAAGAACTTCACAAATGTCCACGCTTCCTTTGGATGCTTCGTATGTTTGTAAATGTTCCATGGGTCGACGTAAAGTGAAATTTGACGTCCTTCCACATATGGCAGTGCAGCCGCTCCCCAACGGAACTCTGCCTTTTTGAAGTTCTGGAAGCCCCAGCCTCCGCCAATCATCATCCCCACTTTTCCTGTCATAAATGGGTTGCCTAACTGATTCATCGCTTCGATTTGCGATGGGTTAGGTGAAATTTGATGCTTCAGCACCAGATCCGCATTTTTTTGCATCGCTTCCATATTTTTGGGATTTTTCAAAATAGCAGGCTCGCCCATTTTCCCTGTCTTATAAGCTTCCGCACTGAAAAAATCTCCACCGAACAGCCATGCCCGTTTATTCGGCATTTCATCATACAACAATCCGTACTGCTGCTTGCTTTTATCGTTCAGCTTCTTGCCATAATCGACCATCTTATCCCAATTCCAAGACTTATCTTCCCAGTCAGCAGGCGGATAAGGCAAACCGGCAGCATCCAGCAAATCTTTGTTGTAGAACAAGAACGTTCCGTAGTTCAGCATCGGCAAACCGTACATCTTCCCGTCCATTTTATAAATGTCCAGCAAGCGTGGATCGATGCCTTTCACCACGTTCGGCTCTTTTTCCACGTAAGGCGTTAAATCCATCAGCACATCCAGCTGCTTAAAGCTAGCAAAGCCCGCTTGACTCCAGTTCGCTGACCATACGTCAGCCATCGATTTGCCCGAAATCATCGTCTGAATTTTTTGATCAATTTGTGCGTATGGGAACGTCATTAGCTTTACTTTAATGTTCGGGTGCTTCGCCTCAAAATCTTTCACTGTCTGCTCATACCAAGGCATTTTCGCCGGATTCGAGGTGACTAGCCACGATATCGTTACCGCGTCACCATCTTCACTTTTAGAACCAGAACCGCAGCCCGTCATTACAATCGAAAATACAAACATAACGAACACAAGCGTAATGAGCATAAGTTTGCGCGACGTACGCACAGGTTGCTTCATCATCATTTCAATCTCCCCTTAACGTATACGTATTTATGATTGCGCTTTCAACTTGCACAGCAATTGGACTACTTGAACGATTTGACCATCAGATCGTACGATTTCCATGGCTGGAACCCAAATTTGGCATAAAAATCAACTAACTCCGTCCAATCAATCACGATGCTCGTAAGACCCCGACGACGAAGTTCAGCAACTCCCGCTTCCACAAGAGCTACTCCAAGTCCTTGGCCTCGATAGGCCGGATCTACCCCAAGTGGGCCTATACCTCCCAATTCCTCATCAAAGCTAGGAGCCCAGTATGTGTTCTGTGCGATAAAAGGCGAACGAGCATCATTGACGCGACAAAAACCGATCATTTGCTCACCTTTCACTAAACCGATAAACTCTCTTCCTGAGCCATTCAACTCCCAGTAACGCAGAGCCTCATAAGCCCATCTCCCCGGAAAGCAGGCGCGGAAAAATGCGATCATTTTGTCCTTATCTGTGTGATCTAGCAAACGTAGCTGAATGTCTTCTGCCACAGTAGGTTCTACTATATGTTCATTCTTATGATACGTAGCAACTAAATCGTGCACGTCATATAAAGCCGTATATCCTCTTCGCTCCATCCAAGGCCGCGTGTGTGATAGCGCTTTCGGAACTCCAGGGAAAAAGTGCCACGGATCGCGCCCCAAATAAATTCGCTCTACCCCCGCCTCTCGTAATGAGGCCTCCGCATGGAGCAGCAGTTGTCCACCAAGCCCCTTATTACGTGTATCTGCGCGTACGACGAGTGCTTGAATCCAACCGGAGCCTTCTCCATACTGTACGTCATATGTACTCTCCTGCCACTGTTTGGCGACAATAAACCCACATAGCTCCCCCGCGTCATCTCGAACAATTCGAGAAGCAGGTGCGTAAACATTTACATCGCGAAAGCAATTTTGCATGAAAAGTTCCTTACGCATCGGAAAATGTTGTCCCAGCTCGCGATTCCATAACTCGCAGATCGCGTCAAGCCAACTCTCTTCCAGTGGACCCCATTGCACAAGTAACTCCTCCTCACAACAAGTTATAAAATATTAATTCATATATATTATATTTATTTCGATTAATTATTTCAATTCCTGTTTTGTCATTTATTTTTTAATTTCTATTTTTATTTTTGAACAACACCCAATTTTACCCACTTCACTTCTAAGATTTATGCTATACTTTGAAAATTATAATTTTTTAATAATAACTATCATCAAGGAGAGAGACTATGAATCGAACCTTTTACACCATGCTCTCAGGACGCTCCCTCGCTAATTTAGCAAGCTCACTCTATTTAATGACGATTGTCGCCACCGTATACACCCTTACTGGCTCTGCGGCACTTTCCGGACTCGTATCATTTGTTCGATCAATAGCTATTTTATGCAGCGGCCTGACGCTCCCTTATTGGTATAAAAAATTCGGCTTATCTACGGTAGCGAACCTTTTTTTACTCGTCAATTTTAGTTTATCAGCTACGCTGACTTTAAGCTTGCCTTTCCTATCAGAGACACCTACCGGACCCGCATTTATGGTCTTTATCTTTGTCGCAATGGCGTTAATTGCTTACATGGAAGGCTGTTCCTCCGCTGCTGCAAGAGCCCTTTATGTTCGTATTATGCCTGATGACAAGCGCGTTCAAGGTAATAGCCTTATTTCCACAACAGGACAAATGTTATCGATGTTTGCTTGGACCGTAGGCGGCATACTCGTCGCTCAGCTTGGTAATGTGTTCGTCCTGCAAGTGTCCACAGCACTTTTACTCATTGGTTATATCATTAGTAGTATCGTTCGCGATAAACAACATGCAGAACCAGCAGCTAAAGCAAATTCGTCCACTTGGGATGGCTGGCGCTTTTTATTTACGCACCCCAAGTTACGCATCATTACTTGGATGGACATTGTTGAAGGACTGACGATGGGCATATGGATCGGCGGTATTACGCTCGTCTTTGTGCAAGAGGCTCTGTTACAAGATGAAGCATGGTGGGGGTATATTAACACCGCTTACTATATGGGAACCATATTAGGCGGAATTCTCACGATGAAGCTATCTCAGCGTATTAATAAACAGCTTATCCCAACGATCATTATCGGCTCATTTGGTGTTAGTATTTTCGTGTTTGCCTATGCATTCGTTTCAAATCCGTATGTAGCCTTAACACTCGTCCTCATTATGGGACCTTTCTATCAGTTGCGGGACATCGCGCAAAGTACGTATGTTCAGCAACATACGCCGCTTGACGATCAGCCCAACGTATTTGCCGCTCAACATACGATTTCCTTTATCGCATTTGGTTTGTCCGTCTTAATCGCTGGAACGTTAGCAGACTTATTCGGCCCTCGTGTCGTATACATACTAGGTGGAACGCTTTATTTTCTCTCTGCTGCGTCCGCATTCGTACTGCGACGCTCGCAACAACAGTCCGACATCAGTTGAAAAAGGTGCAAAAAAAAGGGCATGCTCGAATCATACAAATTCGGCATGCCCCTTGATGTTATAGTTGTTACTCCGTTTTTTGCTCGTCTTCAGTTGCAGCCTCTTCGTCCGTTTCACTTTGAACAAGCCCTGCGAACAACGCGTGCACGAACTGCTCCGAGTCAAACTCCTGTAAATCGTCCATCTTTTCACCTAAGCCGACGAACTTAACCGGCAAGTTCAGCTCTTGACGAATCGCAATGACGATACCACCTTTTGCGGTTCCATCCAACTTGGTCAAGACCAGACCTGTAACTCCGCTCTTCTCACCGAACAACTTCGCTTGCGACAATGCGTTTTGTCCCGTCGTCGCATCCAATACCATCAACACCTCGTGTGGTGCATCAGGAACTTCGCGCTGAATGACACGGAAAATTTTGTTTAGCTCTTCCATTAAGTTCGACTTGTTCTGCAAACGTCCTGCCGTATCACATAACAATACGTCTACACCACGCTGCTTCGCTGCTTGAACAGCATCGAACATAACCGCAGCGGGATCAGATCCCGCTTGCTGCTTAATAACATCAACACCGACGCGTTGACCCCACACTTCAAGCTGCTCGATCGCACCAGCACGGAACGTATCGCCCGCAGCTAGCAAAACGGACTTCCCTTCCTTCTTAAAGCGATGTGCCAATTTGCCGATCGTCGTCGTTTTACCAACGCCATTCACACCGACGAACAATATAACCGTCATCCCGTTCGGGTTCATGTTCAGCTTATTCGCTTCATCACTACGTAACAAGCCAATCAGTTTTTCAGACAAAATCGGCTGCAAATCTGCCGCTTCTTCGATTTTGCGCTTCTTGACTTCGTCGCGCAGCTCATCGATCAAGTTCATTACCGTTGTCACGCCAACGTCAGCACCGATCAAGATTTCTTCCAATTCCTCGTAGAACGCTTCATCAATTTTTTTACGACGTGTAATAAGTTCGGTAACTTTTTCAACTAAGCCTTTGCGTGTCTTTTCTAGTCCTTCTTTGAAAATATTCGTCACTTGCTCCGTTTTCGCTGCAATGCTCTCTTTTAACTTTTTAAAAAAGCTCATAGTGTCCCTCCGCTATGCAATGATTGCTTCGTCATCTTCCAGTTTGACGGAGACGAGCTTTGATACCCCGCCTTCTTCCATCGTCACACCGTACAATACATCTGCTTCTTCCATCGTTCCTTTGCGATGCGTGACGACGATAAATTGTGTCTCTTCCGCAAACTCACGCAAATATAACGCAAAACGGGTAACGTTCGATTCATCCAGCGCCGCTTCGACCTCATCCAGCACGCAGAATGGAACCGGCTTGACGTGCAAGATCGCAAACAACAGCGCCATCGCAGTCAAGGCACGTTCACCGCCAGATAATAGCTGCAAGTTCTGCAGCTTCTTGCCTGGTGGCTGCGCAACAATGTCAATCCCCGTATCCAATACACGCTCGGGATCAATGAGCACAAGATCAGCCCGTCCTCCGTCGAACAACTTCGCAAACACGATGACAAATTGCTTTCGAATCGCTTCAAATGTCGCTTTAAACCGTTTCGACATTTCGTCATCCATCTCTTTAATGACTTGATACAATGTCGACTTCGCTTCCATCAAGTCATTTTTTTGCTCGCTCAAATATTGATAGCGCTCATTAACACGCTCAAATTCCTCAATTGCGCCTAAATTCACTTCACCAAGCGCAGAAGCTTGACGCTTCAAGTCTTTTACCGCGTCTTGCGCTTCATCTATATTTTCAGGCACCGGATAGCGCTGCTTCGCCAACTCATAACTAATTTCGTACTCGTCGCTAAGCTTACGAAGAATGTTATCCAGCTCCACGTCAAGACGAGTTGCTTGAATTTCCGTTTGTCGCATCGACTCTTCAACCTGTTTCAACTCGGTACGCTGCTCGCGAGTATCGCTTTCAGCCAGCTCCAGCTGTCGAACCATTTCCGCTCGGTCCGCACGCTTGAACTCAATTTGCTTCGACGATTCCTGTTTTTTCACACCGTAGTGGTTGAGATCTTCGGTTTGCTTCATCGTTTCGCGTTCCACCGTCTCCAAGTCGATCTGAACTTGGATAAGCGATTGAGTCAGTTGCGTATACTCACGTTCATACGCAGTCGCATCCAAGTCAGCCCGCTTCAACTGCTCGGTCAGCGAGAACGACTCCTGATCGAGCTTCCCTTGACGTACTTTCATATCCGTCAAACTCGATTGCAGCTCTTCCTTAGCGGATTCATTCGCTTTACGCGCTACCTCAGCAGTTTGAATAGATACGTGCAAACGATCCTCATCCACCTTGAGTTCAGCTAGCCTAGCTTCCGCAGTCATCGTGCCTGCATTCAGCGTCGTCAACTCTTCTTGCGCATGCCCTAATTCTTGCGCTTCCATGGCTAGCAATTCACCGAGTTGAACGGCTTCCTTCTCTAGCTGCGTGTATTCGGTCGACAATTGCTGTTCATGAATCCGCTTCGCTTCACCCTGCTCACGCAAGTCGTCTAATCGCTTCACACCCGTAGTCGTACGATGTTTAAGCTCCGCCACAGATTCGGTCAACTGCGTCAATTGAGACTCTGTGTCTTTAATTTCCGCTGCCAACTGCTCAATTTGACGCTGACGGCCAAGAATATTCGCGCTCTTTTTGTTTAAGCTACCGCCCGTCATCGAACCACCTGCATTGACGATATCGCCTTCACGCGTGACGACACGGTAACGATATTGCAGCTTGGCTGCAATGCGGTTCGCGTCTTCCAATGTCTCGGCGATAAGGACGTTGCCAAGCAAACTGCCCACGATGTGAGCGTAAGGCTTGTCTGATGTTACGAGATCGGCAGCTACGCCAACAAAGCCTTCAATTCCTTCTACAATTCGACGATCCGTGTCATGAATCGAACGAGGGCGAATAACATCCAATGGTAAGAACGTAGCTCGTCCAAGCTGACGCTGCTTCAGAAATTGAATCGCAGTTCGGGACATCGCCTCGTTCTCCATGACGATATGCTGCAACGCTGCTCCGAGCGCGGTCTCTACCGCTGTTTCCAACTCTTCCGGTACGCGGATAAGCTCCGCGACAGCACCGTGCACACCTTGAAGGCCATTCGTGCGCCGCGAAGCTTTCAACACTTCACGTACACCGAGCATAAACCCGTCAAAGTCGTTCTGCAGCTCTTGCATCGTATCACGACGTGAGACGAGTGCATCTGCCTTTTGCTGCCATTTACGTGTCGCCACTTGCGTTTCTTCAAGCAACTTTTCGTCTTGCTTAATTTGCTCGCTTTCCTGCAAATAGCGGTTACGTATGTAAGCCAAGTCATCCGTCAACGTTTCCATACGGCGCTTGGTATCTTCCATACGCTTACTCAGCTCCTGCCGCTCTCCTTCACGCTTAGAACGAGCAGTACGCATTTTATCGAGCCGCTTTTGCAGTGCTTCTTTTTGCTGCTCATAGTAACGGATGTCATTGCGCTGTTGCGCCATCTGATTCATGACTTCAAGCAACTGGCCTTTTAAATTTTCTTCCGCGTCGGAACTTGTTCCACCGACTACCCCAACTAACGTTGCTTCCTCCGCTTGAATGAGGCGACGCGTCTCAGCTAGCTCTTGTTCTACGGCTGTAAGCTTCTCGCGTACGCCTTGAGCTTCTAACTGCTTGAGCTGCATACGCTCTGAAGCTGTCGCCAGCGAGTGCTTTAACTGCTGCTCATTAGCTGTTAAATTACGCTTACGCTCGCGCAGTACCTCACCTTGACCTTCGCATTTCTCATATTCTTCACTGTAATGAAGAAGCGACGCCTGCAATCGTTCGAGCTCTTCCTCTAGCTTACGCAGTGCTAAGCGATGCCCCTCTAACTGAGCATCATGCTCACTAACAACAGCTGCAAGCCCTAATTCGCGCTCTTTCAATTCGTTCAATTTAGCATTTGCTTGCTGCCAAGCCAGATGCAACTGTTCGATTTGATGTACGTAAACGGCAATTTCTTTCGTTTTTAACCATTCACGCAACTGTTTGTAATGACGTGCTTTTTCTGACTGCTCGCGCAGCGGACCGATTTGCTCCTCTAACTCGACGACAAGGTCGTGGATACGCAGCATATTAAGCTCGGTCTCATCCAGCTTTTTTTGAGCGTCGCGCTTACGCGTTTTGTATTTTACGATACCTGATGCCTCTTCAAAAATACCTCTACGATCTTCTGAACGTGTGCTCAAAATTTCCTCAATACGTCCCTGTCCGATAATCGAGTACGCTTCTTTACCGATACCCGTATCCATAAACAGTTCTGTAATATCTTTTAATCGGCACGCCTGTTTGTTAATAAAATATTCGCTGTCTCCGCTACGATGCACGCGGCGTGTGACGGTAACCTCATTAAAATCAAGTGATAACGCCTGATCACTATTGTCCAGCGTTAGTGACACTTCACCGTAGTTGACTGCTTTTCGCGCATCGCTACCGGCAAAAATAATGTCTTCCATTTTGCCACCGCGCAACGATTTCGCACTTTGTTCGCCAAGTACCCAGCGAACGGCATCCGATATATTACTTTTACCGCTGCCGTTCGGACCTACGACACCAGTAATTCCTTGCACGAACTCCATTTCCGTTCGATCAGCGAACGATTTGAAGCCCGTCAGTTCCAACCGTTTCAAGAACATTGTCGTTCATTCACCTCAACGTCTATTGTACCATATCGTCTATTGTCATGACGTCGTATCTCGCCCCTAGATGCCCCATCCAATAAATGGATGGGGACAAAGAAAGAGCAAAAACCAGCTGGCTCGCACGCTGCTCTTTGCTCTTTCTGCGAAACCGGCCGGCGTCAGCCCGCCGGCCATACAGTACGTTATAATTTCGGAATGACTATATGCTGAAGCGCCTGTGCTGCCGCATGCTGTTCCGCTTCTTTTTTCGAGCGACCCATACCGCGACCTAGACAGTCATCGCCCATAATTACCTCGGATACGAACTCTCGCTCATGCGCTGGACCACGTTCCTCGACGATGCGATATTCCAATACACCCAAGTTATGATGTTGTGTCAATTCCTGTAGTTGTGTCTTGTAGTCGTTCGTCTGCAATTTACCGTCAAGTGAAATTTGCGGGAAAATATGCACTCGCAAAAATTCTCTAACGATGTCCAGCCCCTGATCAAGATAAAGGGCACCAATAAATGACTCAAACACATCTGCCA harbors:
- a CDS encoding carbohydrate ABC transporter permease; the encoded protein is MKQNQMKPKSYAYGELSIMQKTVLYTVLMLLLVLFLFPLFWMASTSLKTIGQVFKLPMEWIPAVPQWSNYVEVFNVSPFGTYLWNTVWYTGITVFATVLSSSLVAFAFARLRARGSKVMFGLVLSTMMLPPQVVMIPQYMFFNKLGWVDSYLPLVVPSFTASAFLIFLLRQFYLGISQELDEAVKMDGGGYFTLYARILLPLSLPALATGAILEFMYRWNDLMGPLIYLNSAEKYPLSLGLANFTASYGSTPWHLLMAASLIAVTPPLLLFFFAQKHFIRGIVISGSKG
- a CDS encoding GNAT family N-acetyltransferase, whose product is MQWGPLEESWLDAICELWNRELGQHFPMRKELFMQNCFRDVNVYAPASRIVRDDAGELCGFIVAKQWQESTYDVQYGEGSGWIQALVVRADTRNKGLGGQLLLHAEASLREAGVERIYLGRDPWHFFPGVPKALSHTRPWMERRGYTALYDVHDLVATYHKNEHIVEPTVAEDIQLRLLDHTDKDKMIAFFRACFPGRWAYEALRYWELNGSGREFIGLVKGEQMIGFCRVNDARSPFIAQNTYWAPSFDEELGGIGPLGVDPAYRGQGLGVALVEAGVAELRRRGLTSIVIDWTELVDFYAKFGFQPWKSYDLMVKSFK
- a CDS encoding MFS transporter, which translates into the protein MNRTFYTMLSGRSLANLASSLYLMTIVATVYTLTGSAALSGLVSFVRSIAILCSGLTLPYWYKKFGLSTVANLFLLVNFSLSATLTLSLPFLSETPTGPAFMVFIFVAMALIAYMEGCSSAAARALYVRIMPDDKRVQGNSLISTTGQMLSMFAWTVGGILVAQLGNVFVLQVSTALLLIGYIISSIVRDKQHAEPAAKANSSTWDGWRFLFTHPKLRIITWMDIVEGLTMGIWIGGITLVFVQEALLQDEAWWGYINTAYYMGTILGGILTMKLSQRINKQLIPTIIIGSFGVSIFVFAYAFVSNPYVALTLVLIMGPFYQLRDIAQSTYVQQHTPLDDQPNVFAAQHTISFIAFGLSVLIAGTLADLFGPRVVYILGGTLYFLSAASAFVLRRSQQQSDIS
- the smc gene encoding chromosome segregation protein SMC; amino-acid sequence: MFLKRLELTGFKSFADRTEMEFVQGITGVVGPNGSGKSNISDAVRWVLGEQSAKSLRGGKMEDIIFAGSDARKAVNYGEVSLTLDNSDQALSLDFNEVTVTRRVHRSGDSEYFINKQACRLKDITELFMDTGIGKEAYSIIGQGRIEEILSTRSEDRRGIFEEASGIVKYKTRKRDAQKKLDETELNMLRIHDLVVELEEQIGPLREQSEKARHYKQLREWLKTKEIAVYVHQIEQLHLAWQQANAKLNELKERELGLAAVVSEHDAQLEGHRLALRKLEEELERLQASLLHYSEEYEKCEGQGEVLRERKRNLTANEQQLKHSLATASERMQLKQLEAQGVREKLTAVEQELAETRRLIQAEEATLVGVVGGTSSDAEENLKGQLLEVMNQMAQQRNDIRYYEQQKEALQKRLDKMRTARSKREGERQELSKRMEDTKRRMETLTDDLAYIRNRYLQESEQIKQDEKLLEETQVATRKWQQKADALVSRRDTMQELQNDFDGFMLGVREVLKASRRTNGLQGVHGAVAELIRVPEELETAVETALGAALQHIVMENEAMSRTAIQFLKQRQLGRATFLPLDVIRPRSIHDTDRRIVEGIEGFVGVAADLVTSDKPYAHIVGSLLGNVLIAETLEDANRIAAKLQYRYRVVTREGDIVNAGGSMTGGSLNKKSANILGRQRQIEQLAAEIKDTESQLTQLTESVAELKHRTTTGVKRLDDLREQGEAKRIHEQQLSTEYTQLEKEAVQLGELLAMEAQELGHAQEELTTLNAGTMTAEARLAELKVDEDRLHVSIQTAEVARKANESAKEELQSSLTDMKVRQGKLDQESFSLTEQLKRADLDATAYEREYTQLTQSLIQVQIDLETVERETMKQTEDLNHYGVKKQESSKQIEFKRADRAEMVRQLELAESDTREQRTELKQVEESMRQTEIQATRLDVELDNILRKLSDEYEISYELAKQRYPVPENIDEAQDAVKDLKRQASALGEVNLGAIEEFERVNERYQYLSEQKNDLMEAKSTLYQVIKEMDDEMSKRFKATFEAIRKQFVIVFAKLFDGGRADLVLIDPERVLDTGIDIVAQPPGKKLQNLQLLSGGERALTAMALLFAILHVKPVPFCVLDEVEAALDESNVTRFALYLREFAEETQFIVVTHRKGTMEEADVLYGVTMEEGGVSKLVSVKLEDDEAIIA
- a CDS encoding carbohydrate ABC transporter permease, whose protein sequence is MNSPQQLATDRTMKVHKKSRRNSERAKEERAFWLFTSPWIIGFLLFTGGPMIVSLWLSFTTYDVVTAPKFVGLENFTALFQDALFFKSLTVTTYYVVLAVPFTIILSLIIAVLLNQNIKGLMFFRTMFYAPSIISGVSVAFLWSWLLNPDFGFVNNLLQQWFGIQGLGWFSDPDLVIPSMVLMQLTGLGGTMVIFLAGLQSLPKELYEAADLDGAGSARKFFRITVPLLSPVILFNSIMAIIASFQIFTQAYVITKGGPEWNSYFYVYYLFDTAFSQFRMGYASAQAWILFFIIFALTMLSLYVSKRYVYYEYSSRK
- a CDS encoding ABC transporter substrate-binding protein, translating into MMMKQPVRTSRKLMLITLVFVMFVFSIVMTGCGSGSKSEDGDAVTISWLVTSNPAKMPWYEQTVKDFEAKHPNIKVKLMTFPYAQIDQKIQTMISGKSMADVWSANWSQAGFASFKQLDVLMDLTPYVEKEPNVVKGIDPRLLDIYKMDGKMYGLPMLNYGTFLFYNKDLLDAAGLPYPPADWEDKSWNWDKMVDYGKKLNDKSKQQYGLLYDEMPNKRAWLFGGDFFSAEAYKTGKMGEPAILKNPKNMEAMQKNADLVLKHQISPNPSQIEAMNQLGNPFMTGKVGMMIGGGWGFQNFKKAEFRWGAAALPYVEGRQISLYVDPWNIYKHTKHPKEAWTFVKFLMDPKGAAKTYAENTGATPVFDELLKKWYEDTAKAMEMKPEDVRRLNEGVIQYGRESDNHLIAKFESILKTTNQTMGAVNSGTKSVEEGLKDIDRNLRALKLNE
- the ftsY gene encoding signal recognition particle-docking protein FtsY produces the protein MSFFKKLKESIAAKTEQVTNIFKEGLEKTRKGLVEKVTELITRRKKIDEAFYEELEEILIGADVGVTTVMNLIDELRDEVKKRKIEEAADLQPILSEKLIGLLRSDEANKLNMNPNGMTVILFVGVNGVGKTTTIGKLAHRFKKEGKSVLLAAGDTFRAGAIEQLEVWGQRVGVDVIKQQAGSDPAAVMFDAVQAAKQRGVDVLLCDTAGRLQNKSNLMEELNKIFRVIQREVPDAPHEVLMVLDATTGQNALSQAKLFGEKSGVTGLVLTKLDGTAKGGIVIAIRQELNLPVKFVGLGEKMDDLQEFDSEQFVHALFAGLVQSETDEEAATEDEQKTE